From one bacterium genomic stretch:
- a CDS encoding ATP-grasp domain-containing protein, whose product MSQIRVGVIRGGLGHEYDISLETGGNVLRNISRDKYEAYDVLITKDGTWHLNGVPVNVERIAHTVDVVWNALHGEYGEDGKIQQTLHTFGIPYTGSTPFASAVGMNKALAKDHFSHAGIKTPLGLVVRRGEDSINAALNAFRKIPPPYVVKPLSSGSSVGLSLTRTVDGLIKSIEYALKYSPAVLIEEFIKGKEISCGVVDSMEHDQSHATHTVEIVLPDGEEVFHHSLKHSDAVQRISPANLSETDCEIVQALAIRAHRGIGMRHYSVADFIVSPRGIYLLEVNSLPGLTDTSLLPLALQSADLSLEEFIDHVLTLALNKK is encoded by the coding sequence ATGTCACAAATACGAGTCGGCGTTATTCGCGGAGGATTGGGGCACGAATATGATATTTCACTTGAGACGGGAGGAAACGTTCTTCGGAATATTTCTCGCGACAAGTATGAAGCGTACGATGTTCTTATCACAAAAGACGGTACTTGGCACTTAAACGGTGTTCCTGTTAACGTTGAGCGTATTGCGCATACGGTTGATGTCGTGTGGAATGCTCTTCATGGTGAATATGGCGAGGATGGGAAAATTCAGCAAACACTTCACACGTTTGGAATACCCTACACTGGATCAACACCATTTGCTTCAGCAGTGGGTATGAATAAAGCGCTTGCGAAAGATCATTTTTCACATGCGGGAATTAAGACGCCACTTGGATTGGTGGTTCGTCGAGGTGAAGATAGTATCAACGCAGCTCTTAATGCGTTTAGAAAAATACCTCCTCCGTATGTTGTAAAACCACTATCAAGTGGTTCGTCGGTTGGACTTTCACTCACGCGCACCGTAGACGGTCTTATAAAATCGATCGAATACGCCCTTAAATATTCCCCCGCAGTACTCATAGAAGAATTTATAAAAGGAAAAGAAATATCATGCGGGGTTGTAGATAGCATGGAACATGACCAATCACATGCAACTCATACTGTAGAGATTGTGTTGCCGGATGGCGAAGAAGTTTTTCACCACAGCCTCAAACACAGCGATGCAGTGCAAAGAATTTCCCCCGCCAATCTTTCGGAGACTGACTGCGAAATTGTTCAAGCACTTGCAATACGCGCACATCGGGGGATAGGGATGAGACATTATTCCGTTGCTGATTTTATTGTTTCACCACGAGGAATTTATCTTCTTGAGGTAAATAGTTTGCCGGGTCTTACTGACACATCACTTTTGCCTTTGGCACTTCAATCGGCAGATCTCTCGCTCGAAGAGTTTATTGATCACGTCCTCAC
- a CDS encoding GIY-YIG nuclease family protein — protein sequence MYYVYAISSRKRSYVYVDISDNPERRVEQHNKGYNKTTRPYKPFTIILINNFSTRREAREREKYLKSGFGKEYLKTLK from the coding sequence ATGTATTATGTATACGCGATAAGCAGCAGAAAAAGATCGTATGTTTACGTTGATATATCAGACAATCCTGAGAGGCGTGTTGAACAACACAATAAAGGCTACAATAAAACTACACGCCCATACAAACCGTTTACCATAATTCTTATAAACAATTTCAGCACCAGAAGAGAAGCGAGAGAACGAGAAAAGTATTTGAAGTCAGGATTTGGTAAAGAGTACCTTAAAACATTGAAATAA